The genome window CGGCTTGGTCCGAAGCCGGATTCAACCAGCAGCGCGGCAATCGCCGCAGGGCTGCGCCCGTCATTGCTCAACACCAGCAGGCGTGCACCACTGGCCAGGTGCGCATTCAGCGCCGCCAGCGGCCGGGCGACCACGGACACGGTCACCACCTCCTGCAACGCCCAACCCAAGCGCGCCGCCGCCAGGGATACGGACGAAGGCGCCGGCAAAATCAGCAATTCCTCAGCGGCCACCTGCCGCGCCAGGCTGGCCCCCACGCCGTAGAACATCGGGTCGCCGCTGGCCAGCACGCACACCGGCTCGCCGCGCCGCGCCAGCACCGGTTCCAGGGAAAACGGGCTCGGCCATCGCTGGCGTTCACCACGAATGCACACCGGCAACAGGTCCAACTGACGTTGGCCGCCTATAATCCGGGAGGCCTGCAACAAGGCATGCCGGGCATTTCTGCCCAGCCCCTTGAAGCCGTCTTCACCGATGCCTACTACCGTCAGCCAGGGCGACATATGAATTCCTTGAACGACATCCGACGGGCAGGCTTTTCATGCCGCCGGACAAAGCAGGCATAATACCGCGCCTTTACCCGTCAACCGGTAGCCCCGTGAACCCAACGCCTGCTCTGAACACCTTGCGCCCCTCGGCTTGTCCGGGGTTGCTGCGTATCGTCCAGGCGTTGGATGGCGGCATTTGCCGGATCAAACTGGCCGGCGGTTCGATCAGCGCCAGCCAGGCCCATGCGGTAGCGGACGCCGCCCAGGCCTATGCGGGTGGGGTGATCGAGGCGACCAACCGCGCCAACGTGCAGATTCGCGGGATCGGCGCCGAGCAGGACGCCTTGATCGCAATGCTTCTTGCCGCCGACCTGGGCCCGAACAACGCCGCCGGTGACGACGTGCGCAACCTGATGCTCAGCCCCAGCGCCGGTATCGATCCGCACATGCTGTTCGACACCCGCCCGCTGGCCGACCAGATCCTCGCCACCCTGCAAGACCATCCTCGCTTCCATGCGCTGTCGGCCAAGTTCGCTGTGCAATTGGATGGCGGCGAAGCCCTGGCGATGCTCGAACACCACCATGACCTGTGGCTGTCGGCCTTTGAACGCGAGGGCGAGACACTGCTAGCGTTTGGTCTGGCCGGCTGCCCCGGGCTGGATGCGCCGCTGGCCGCCGTGCCGTTGGCGCAGGGCCATGCGTTGGTGGTGGCGGTGTTGGAGCGGTTTCTCGACCTGGCGACGCCTGCGCAAACCCGGATGCGGCATTTGCCTGTGGATAACTTCTTGAGCCGTCTAAGCCTGCCGTTGCTGCCGGTTGATGGTTTCAAACGCCCGGCCAGCGGGGCGCTGCTGCATCTGGGTAGTTATCCACAGCGCCAACACGATCATGTCTACGTCGCCGTCGTTGCACCACTGGGGCGGCTCGACTCAAGCATGCTCAAGGGCGCCGCCAACCTGGCCACTGATTACGGCGACGGCACGCTGCGTTTCACGCCCTGGCAGGGTCTGCTGCTGCCCAACGTACACACGGATAACGCCGCCAGCGTCACCGAGCGTCTGGCGCAGCTGGGCTTTCTCTGCTCGGTCGAGCAACCGCTGGCACGCATGATCGCCTGTACCGGCTCAAGCGGCTGTGGCAAAGGCCTGGCCGACACCAAGGCCGACGCCGTGCAACTGGCGGCCCTGCAACCCGGCCATGACGTGCACCTGTCCGGCTGCCTGCGTTCCTGCGCCGCTGCGCATGTCGCGCCGGTCACCTTGCTGGCGGTGAGCCCCGGCCACTACGACGTCTATTTTCGCGAGGCAGCCGCGCAAGGTTTCGGCCGGCTGCACGCGCGCACTCTTTCCATTGAAGCGGCGGGCGCCCTGTTACGCGCACGCTCACGGAGCAACACCGATGATTGATTACATCCGCGACGGTCAGGAGATCTATCGCAACTCCTTCGCCATTATTCGCGCGGAAGCCAAGTTGGACCGCATCCCGGCCGACCTGGAAAAACTCGCGGTACGCGTGATTCATGCGTGCGGCATGGTCGAGGCCATCGACGGCCTGCAGTTCTCCAACGGTGCGGGTAAGGCCGGGCGCGATGCGTTGGCCGCTGGCGCGCCGATCCTGTGTGATGCGCGGATGGTCTCCGAAGGCGTGACCCGCGCGCGGCTGCCGGCCAACAATCAAGTGATCTGCACCTTGCGCGACGACAGCGTGCCGGCGTTGGCGCGGGAATTGGGCAACACCCGTTCCGCCGCCGCGCTGGAGCTGTGGCGCCCGCACCTGGAAGGCAGCGTGGTGGTCATTGGCAACGCGCCGACCGCCTTGTTCTACCTGCTGGAAATGCTCGACGCCGGCGCGCCGAAACCGGCGTTGATCCTGGGGTTTCCGGTAGGGTTTGTCGGCGCCGCTGAGTCCAAGGCGATGCTGGCGGCCGACAGCCGTGGCGTACCGTTCGTGATCATGCAAGGCCGTCTCGGCGGCAGTGCGATGGCCGCCGCCGCAGTCAACGCCTTGGCCACGGAGGTCGAATAATGCAGGCACGTGGACGGTTGATTGGCCTGGGTGTGGGCCCCGGCGACCCGGAACTGATTACCCTCAAGGCCCTGCGCCTGCTGCGCGAATCGCCGGTGGTGGCGTACTTCGTGGCCAAGGGCAAGAAGGGCAATGCCTTCGGTATCATCGAAGACCACCTGGTGGCGCAGCAGACCCTGATGCCGCTGGTGTACCCGGTGACCACTGAAGTGCTGCCGGCACCGATGTCCTATGAACAAATCATCAGCGACTTCTACGACAACGCCAGTCTCGACGTGGCCGCCCACCTGGATGCAGGCCGCGATGTCGCCGTGATCTGCGAAGGCGACCCGTTCTTTTACGGCTCCTACATGTATCTGCATGACCGCCTGGCCGAGCGTTATGAGGCGCAAGTGATCCCCGGCGTGTGCTCCATGCTCGGCGGCGCCTCGGTGCTCGGCGCACCGTTGGTGTATCGCAATCAGAGCCTGTCGGTGCTCTCTGGTGTGTTGCCCGCGGATGACCTCAAGCGGCGCCTGGCAGATGCCGATGCGGCGGTGATCATGAAGCTGGGCCGCAACTTCCCCAAAGTGCGCCAGGTACTGGAGGAACTCGGCATGGCCGAACGCGCGTTGTACGTAGAACGCGCGACCATGGCTAACCAGAAAATCGTGGCGCTGGATCAGGTCGACCCGGCGTCTTCGCCGTACTTCTCGCTGATCATCGTGCCGGGCGAAAGGTGGCAAGGTTGATGCGCCCGGCGATTGTCATC of Pseudomonas fluorescens contains these proteins:
- the cobG gene encoding precorrin-3B synthase — its product is MPPDKAGIIPRLYPSTGSPVNPTPALNTLRPSACPGLLRIVQALDGGICRIKLAGGSISASQAHAVADAAQAYAGGVIEATNRANVQIRGIGAEQDALIAMLLAADLGPNNAAGDDVRNLMLSPSAGIDPHMLFDTRPLADQILATLQDHPRFHALSAKFAVQLDGGEALAMLEHHHDLWLSAFEREGETLLAFGLAGCPGLDAPLAAVPLAQGHALVVAVLERFLDLATPAQTRMRHLPVDNFLSRLSLPLLPVDGFKRPASGALLHLGSYPQRQHDHVYVAVVAPLGRLDSSMLKGAANLATDYGDGTLRFTPWQGLLLPNVHTDNAASVTERLAQLGFLCSVEQPLARMIACTGSSGCGKGLADTKADAVQLAALQPGHDVHLSGCLRSCAAAHVAPVTLLAVSPGHYDVYFREAAAQGFGRLHARTLSIEAAGALLRARSRSNTDD
- a CDS encoding precorrin-8X methylmutase, yielding MIDYIRDGQEIYRNSFAIIRAEAKLDRIPADLEKLAVRVIHACGMVEAIDGLQFSNGAGKAGRDALAAGAPILCDARMVSEGVTRARLPANNQVICTLRDDSVPALARELGNTRSAAALELWRPHLEGSVVVIGNAPTALFYLLEMLDAGAPKPALILGFPVGFVGAAESKAMLAADSRGVPFVIMQGRLGGSAMAAAAVNALATEVE
- a CDS encoding precorrin-2 C(20)-methyltransferase, whose amino-acid sequence is MQARGRLIGLGVGPGDPELITLKALRLLRESPVVAYFVAKGKKGNAFGIIEDHLVAQQTLMPLVYPVTTEVLPAPMSYEQIISDFYDNASLDVAAHLDAGRDVAVICEGDPFFYGSYMYLHDRLAERYEAQVIPGVCSMLGGASVLGAPLVYRNQSLSVLSGVLPADDLKRRLADADAAVIMKLGRNFPKVRQVLEELGMAERALYVERATMANQKIVALDQVDPASSPYFSLIIVPGERWQG